In the genome of Streptomyces fagopyri, the window TCGTTCATCGTCTTGGCCACGGCCTGCTCGAAGCCCGCGACATGGGTGCCGCCCTTGGGGGTGGCGATGATGTTCACGAACGACTTCAGGTTCGTGTCGTAGCCGGTGCCCCAGCGCATCGCCACGTCCACGCCGAGCTCGCGGGTGACCTCGGTCGGCGTCATCTGCCCGTGCTCGTCGAGGACCGGGACGGTCTCCTTGAAGCTGCCCTGGCCCGAGAAGCGGAGAACGTCGCAGACGGGCTTGTCGGAGGCCAGGTACTCGCAGAACTCACTGATGCCGCCGTCGAAGCGGAAGGACTCCTCGCCCTTGCTGCCGCCCTCGCCGAGCCCGAACTCGTCGCGTACGACGATGGTGAGGCCCGGGACCAGGAAGGCGGTCTGGCGGGCACGCTGGTGCAGGTGGTCCAGGGAGAGCTTGGCGTCCTTGAGGAAGATCTGCCGATCCGCCCAGTAGCGCACGCGCGTGCCGGTGCGGGTCTTGGGGATCCGCTTGAGCTTGCGCAGCCCGCTCGTCGCGTCGAAGGCGGCGTCGGGGCCGTCCGTCCTGAACGCTCCCGGGGTTCCGCGGCGGAAGCTGACCGCGTGCGTGTTGCCACCACGGTCCACCTCGACGTCCAGACGGGCGGAGAGCGCGTTCACCACGGAGGCGCCCACGCCGTGCAGACCGCCGGAGGCCGCGTAGGACCCTCCGCCGAACTTTCCGCCGGCGTGCAGCTTGGTCATCACGACCTCGACACCGGACAGGCCGGTCTTGGGCTCCACGTCGACCGGGATGCCACGGCCGTTGTCCCGCACCTCCACCGAGCCGTCGTCGTGCAGGATCACGTCGATGTGGTCGCAGTAGCCCCCCAGGGCCTCGTCCACGGAGTTGTCGATGATCTCCCACAGGCAGTGCATCAGACCGCGACTGTCGGTCGACCCGATGTACATGCCAGGACGCTTGCGGACGGCTTCGAGCCCCTCGAGGACGAGCAGGTGCCGCGCGGTGTAGTTGGAACCGTCCCGGTCTGATCCGGTCAGCAACGCTGTGGACGGCACGGACGTATCGGCGGTCACGCGGTTCGCTCCTCGCTGAATTTCAGATGGGGCCCTTTTGGGTAAGGGGCCGGCTTCGGTCACCGCTGAGAGGGTACCGAGGCCTGGTAGAGCCGTTGTAACGCCACCCTCGCATGAACTCAGACTAGTCCAGGGTCGTATGGGTGTTCGATCCCTCGATGGAGTGAAGTACATATCACGTTCCCTTCGGGGCATGAACCATTTAGGCTCCGGGCACGTCCTCTTGAACAACCGGCAAGCCAGCCGGGAGGACCGCCCCCCTGACAGACTGCGCGAACCCGTAAGACGCGAAGACACGCAATACGGCTCATTCGCCGCCACCCGGCAGCAGACAGCCGCCCCGGAGAGAAATTTTCGAGGAAAAGCCGCGAGCGGGAACGTTTTCGGCCTGGTTGGATGTTGACCCTGGTACGACAGCTCGTCGAGCTAGAGAAGAGGCGACGTGACTACTGTTCTGACCCCCGCGAGCCCGCTGACGGCCGCTGACCGCTGCGACCGTTGCGGCGCCCAGGCATATCTGCGCGTCGTCCTCCTCAGCGGCGGTGAGCTGCTCTTCTGCGCCCATCACGGGCGTAAGTTCGAGCCGGAACTCAAGAAGATCGCCGCTGAGATACAGGACGAGACGGAGCGACTGACGTCGGTCCCTGCAACGTCCGACGACGAAGAGCGCTGACACTTCGCATCCACGACGAGCCAGCTCCGGCCCAGGCCGGGTGTACGGGCGGCCATCCCCGCTACTGGGGGTGGCCGCCCGTAT includes:
- a CDS encoding DUF7455 domain-containing protein; translation: MTTVLTPASPLTAADRCDRCGAQAYLRVVLLSGGELLFCAHHGRKFEPELKKIAAEIQDETERLTSVPATSDDEER